The following proteins are encoded in a genomic region of Nomascus leucogenys isolate Asia chromosome 17, Asia_NLE_v1, whole genome shotgun sequence:
- the LOC100603215 gene encoding LOW QUALITY PROTEIN: golgin subfamily A member 8S-like (The sequence of the model RefSeq protein was modified relative to this genomic sequence to represent the inferred CDS: inserted 1 base in 1 codon; deleted 2 bases in 1 codon; substituted 1 base at 1 genomic stop codon): MAEETQQSKLAIAQKKLKEYWQRNSLGVPAGAKRNRKTNGSSPETVTSGGCHPPEDSATSIHGEGPTSSATLKDLEVRGSGGSLCQELAVVLDSRSVKISQLNNIIKSLKQQKKQVEHQLEEEKKANNEKQKAERELEVNGGFQIQRLNIQKEKLNMDLYHTKHSLRYFEEESKDLAGHLQYTLQCIGELERALSVVAATQEKKINRNFSLFAIQFSSRSKALIEWQLEQSTQEKSWLKAHLTRLKESLKQVQLERDEYAQHIKGERAQWQQRMRKMSQEVCTLRKEKKHDTRQLEKLERSLSKLKKQLAEPLSPEAPAVPSEVELQHLRKELERVAGELQAQIENNQRISLLNQGQKERLREKEERLQQLAKPQSGFKELINENKSTLQLEQQVKELQEKLGEERLEAASQQNQQLRAQLSLMALPGEGDGGEYLDSEEEEAPRPMPSVSEDLESWEAMSGFMDLLEEKADLSELVEKQELQFIQYWRERCHQKAHHLITEPGGSVKDAAPGEGHHQAGPGQGGDERRVCGAAGDGVAACDDYNKGHSKFLATAQNPADEPGPGXPAPQELGAADKHGDLCEVSLTVEPAQGEAREGAPHDNPTAQLIMQDYQEPLGLGSNPCVPFFCWAXLLRRRR, encoded by the exons ATGGCAGAAGAAACTCAACAGAGCAAATTGGCCATAGCccagaaaaag TTAAAAGAATATTGGCAGAGAAACAGCCTTGGTGTTCCAGCAGGAGCGAAGAGGAACAGGAAAACAAATGGCAGTAGCCCTGAAACAGTCACTTCTGGTGGTTGCCACCCACCTGAGGAT TCAGCAACAAGTATCCACGGGGAGGGCCCTACATCATCTGCTACCCTGAAGGATCTGGAGGTAAGAGGCTCTGGAGGGAG CCTGTGCCAAGAACTAGCAGTAGTGCTGGACTCGAGGTCTGTAAAAATCAGTCAACTGAATAACATCATCAAATCTTTG AAACAACAGAAGAAACAAGTGGAACATCAGCTGGAAG aGGAAAAGAAGGCAAACAATGAGAAACAGAAAGCTGAAAGGGAGCTAGAGGTGAATGGAGGGT TTCAAATCCAGAGACTGAatatacagaaagagaaactaaATATGGACCTGTATCACACGAAACATTCTCTCAGATACTTTGAAG AAGAGTCCAAGGATCTGGCTGGCCACCTGCAATATACATTGCAGTGTATAGGAGAGTTAGAGCGGGCTCTCTCTGTTGTCGCTGCCACACAGGAGAAGAAGATCA ATCGAAACTTCTCACTCTTCGCCATCCAGTTCTCAAGCCGCAGTAAAGCTCTTATCGAGTGGCAGTTAGAGCAGTCCACACAGGAGAAGTCATGGCTGAAAGCACACCTGACACGG TTGAAAGAGTCACTTAAACAAGTCCAGCTAGAGAGAGATGAATATGCTCAACATATAAAAGGAGAGAGGGCCCAGTGGCAGCAGAGGATGAGGAAAATGTCGCAGGAG GTTTGCACattgaggaaggagaagaagcatGATACGCGTCAGCTAGAGAAGCTGGAGAGGAGCTTGTCCAAACTCAAAAAGCAGCTGG CTGAACCCCTGTCCCCAGAGGCCCCAGCAGTTCCCTCTGAGGTGGAGCTGCAGCACCTGAGGAAGGAACTGGAAAGAGTGGCAGGAGAACTCCAGGCCCAGATTGAAAACAATCAGCGCATAAGTCTCCTGAACCAGGGGCAAAAGGAGAGGCTtcgggagaaggaggagaggctTCAGCAGCTGGCCAAGCCACAGAGTGGCTTCAAGGAGCTA ATCAATGAGAACAAGAGCACACTGCAGTTGGAGCAGCAAGTAAAGGAGCTGCAGGAGAAGCTGGGCGAG GAGCGCCTGGAAGCTGCCAGCCAGCAGAACCAGCAGCTACGGGCCCAGTTGAGCCTCATGGCTCTCCCTGGGGAAG GAGATGGAGGAGAATATCTGgacagtgaggaggaggaggcaccTCGGCCCATGCCCAGCGTCTCAGAGGACCTGGAGAGCTGGGAGGCCATG AGCGGCTTTATGGACCTCCTGGAGGAGAAGGCGGACCTGAGTGAGCTGGTGGAGAAACAAGAACTTCAATTCATCCAGTACTGGAGAGAGAGATGCCATCA GAAAGCTCATCACCTCATAACAGAGCCAGGGGGTAGTGTCAAAGATGCGGCACCGGGAGAAGGACATCATCAGGCTGGCCCAGGACAGGGAGGAGATGAACGTAGGGT CTGTGGAGCTGCAGGAGATGGTGTTGCGGCTTGTGACGACTACAACAAGGGGCACAGCAAATTCCTGGCCACTGCCCAGAACCCTGCTGATGAGCCCGGTCCAG GCCCAGCCCCCCAGGAGCTTGGGGCTGCCGACAAGCATGGTG ATCTTTGTGAGGTGAGCCTCACA GTGGAGCCTGCGcaaggagaggccagggagggtgCTCCCCACGACAACCCTACTGCACAGCTAATCATGCAGGACTACCAGGAGCCCCTAGGCTTGGGCAGCAACCCCTGTGTGCCATTCTTTTGCTGGGCTTGACTGCTGAGGAGAAGGAGATAA